In a single window of the Persephonella sp. KM09-Lau-8 genome:
- a CDS encoding TraU family protein yields the protein MRRQSKVFMVFAFILLVYTKSYSACSNDPARIIHDINVFLSTIKNMFPLKLGGVTLVPGGSPESYNAPPDIPSSPICICMNPFPRIGLTLNYWEVAAIVETVKDPYCFPGLGLNVPLGINSLAAGADQMGQGGHKKVGDDKKFVQFNAYTFNPIKYLQLFLDSACFNFKEEFFYMSVVDFFWNDDMWSLVVNPECVVLGSPPAQIACNFIDSMAATGKMPIDVLFWCNGAHSVCPLTGSVKSNNLFAANAATLEKAVYSLHRRGILWGWLGSQALCGPYYQPIWKKTAYNKQVIFPVPHPNRVPVGYPSMIYDRVKNPYVGSKADNFAWFLYRYRSCCAF from the coding sequence ATGAGAAGGCAAAGTAAAGTTTTCATGGTGTTTGCTTTTATTTTGTTGGTTTATACAAAATCTTATAGTGCTTGTTCTAACGACCCGGCAAGGATAATTCACGATATAAATGTTTTTCTGTCTACTATAAAAAACATGTTTCCTCTTAAGCTTGGAGGGGTGACTTTGGTTCCCGGGGGTAGTCCTGAGTCTTACAATGCCCCCCCTGATATACCGTCTTCTCCTATTTGTATTTGCATGAATCCCTTCCCTCGTATAGGATTAACCTTAAATTATTGGGAAGTGGCAGCCATTGTTGAGACGGTTAAAGACCCTTATTGTTTTCCCGGATTAGGTTTAAATGTGCCGTTGGGTATAAATAGTCTTGCTGCAGGAGCCGACCAGATGGGGCAGGGAGGGCACAAGAAAGTAGGAGATGATAAAAAGTTTGTCCAGTTTAATGCTTATACTTTTAATCCTATTAAGTATCTTCAACTCTTTTTAGATTCTGCTTGCTTTAATTTCAAGGAAGAATTTTTCTACATGTCGGTTGTCGACTTCTTCTGGAACGATGACATGTGGTCTTTGGTGGTAAATCCTGAATGTGTTGTTCTCGGTTCTCCTCCTGCTCAGATAGCATGTAATTTTATAGATTCTATGGCTGCAACAGGGAAAATGCCTATAGATGTGCTTTTTTGGTGCAATGGGGCTCATTCAGTTTGCCCTTTAACCGGTAGTGTTAAATCAAATAATCTTTTTGCTGCTAATGCTGCGACTTTAGAAAAGGCTGTTTATTCTTTACACAGAAGAGGTATCCTTTGGGGGTGGCTGGGCAGTCAGGCTCTTTGTGGTCCGTATTATCAGCCTATATGGAAAAAAACAGCCTATAATAAACAGGTGATATTTCCTGTTCCGCATCCCAACCGTGTTCCTGTAGGATACCCTTCAATGATATATGACAGAGTAAAGAATCCTTATGTGGGCTCAAAAGCTGATAATTTTGCGTGGTTTTTATATAGGTATAGATCCTGTTGTGCTTTTTAA